A stretch of DNA from Allomeiothermus silvanus DSM 9946:
CACGGTCAGGAACCCCAGGTGGCTCGAGTGGCTCACCCTGGGGTTTGGCCTGCACGTTGAGCATCATATCTTCCCGGTCCTCTCGCCCAAGTACGCCCATATTGTAGCGGCCAAGATCAAAGAACTCTGGCCCCAGCGCTACAACGAGCTTCCGCACTGGAAAGCCCTCTACTACCTGTGGAAGACGCCACGCCTTTACCGTGACCACCGCAATTTGATCGAGCCCACCAGCGGCAAGGTCTTCGGCACGATGGGCTTTGGCTTGCCCGAACGGGTTCAGCAGCACAAGCGGGCCAGGATCAACGCTCGGGCGGTAGGGAAGAAGAGGCGACGCTCGAGCTAGACCTACGGCTTGCGCAGGGCGAAGGCGCGCCGCCGGGCAGGGAGTATTCTATCCGGCCCTGTACCTAGCCCCCCGAACCCTGTACCCTATTCCTCATGCGGATTCTGATCACTAACGACGACGGCATCTTTTCCCCCGGAATCAAGGCTTTGGCTTTCGCCCTGCGCACCTTGGGCGAGGTGATGGTGGTGGCCCCTGACGTGGAGCAGTCGGCGGTAGGGCATGGGATCACCGTACGGCGCCCCTTGCGCTTCAAGCACACCGCAGCCGCGGGGTTTGGCGAGATCCCGGCCTACCGGGTAGACGGAACCCCGGCCGATTGCGTGGTGCTAGGCTACCACTTGCTAGGCAAGCCCGATCTGGTATGTTCGGGGATCAACATTGGGGTAAATTTGGGTCTCGACCTGACCCACTCGGGTACGGTGGCGGCGGCGCTGGAGGGCACCAGCCTGGGCATCCCCTCGATCGCCTTCAGCCAGGAGGTCTCCGAGGAGGAACTGCGCTTTGAGGAGGCCGCTCGGCTAGCGGTTCCTATCGCCAAGTGGGTACTCGAGCAGGGCTTGCCCAGCGGCATCCTCCTGAACGTCAACTTTCCCAAAAGCACTCCCAAGGGCATCAAGATCACTCGGCTCTCCAACCACCACTGGCAAGACACCGTGCTCAAGCGCGAAGACCCCGAGGGTAAGTCCTACTACTGGGTAGCTGGGCAACAAACCGGGCTCGAGGATGAAGGTACCGACCTCTGGGCGGTCAAACAGGGGTATGTCTCGCTTACCCCGGTCACCATGGACTATACCGCCTATAGCTTCAAAGGGAAGCTCGAGGCGTCTTTTCCCGATAGCTGGGTAGCAACTCCGCCAGCAACGGCGAGCCGAGGGCCTGCTGACGTATAGCCATCCGTGGGGTAGGAGTCTGCTGAATTCGTATTGCCCCTGCCCGAAGCGCCTGGGAGGCAGCCAAACCTAGGCCGAACGCTTCGG
This window harbors:
- the surE gene encoding 5'/3'-nucleotidase SurE is translated as MRILITNDDGIFSPGIKALAFALRTLGEVMVVAPDVEQSAVGHGITVRRPLRFKHTAAAGFGEIPAYRVDGTPADCVVLGYHLLGKPDLVCSGINIGVNLGLDLTHSGTVAAALEGTSLGIPSIAFSQEVSEEELRFEEAARLAVPIAKWVLEQGLPSGILLNVNFPKSTPKGIKITRLSNHHWQDTVLKREDPEGKSYYWVAGQQTGLEDEGTDLWAVKQGYVSLTPVTMDYTAYSFKGKLEASFPDSWVATPPATASRGPADV